One genomic region from Rosa rugosa chromosome 1, drRosRugo1.1, whole genome shotgun sequence encodes:
- the LOC133725804 gene encoding DNA damage-repair/toleration protein DRT102-like — MNSTKIYIPEIKNQNQIPAVARSTSTSRTSALPPTTPSPPRLLLAADPNCSTGVGVVTFANKFPGVFAATCLSLSDALNAQLQRPPVSGMSTVSQSAIEIVDTWLNTPLKAPCPTSRSKPWPEIGADSDLKECSCSICYLVKNRNLNPIDIISGRSMKILSSLSSGMGNGICSLMKISRLRTRLLIKKLENGGK; from the coding sequence ATGAACTCAACCAAAATTTACATCCCagaaattaaaaatcaaaatcaaatcccagCAGTGGCTCGCTCAACATCGACGTCGAGGACCTCGGCACTTCCTCCTACTACTCCATCGCCGCCGCGTCTCCTCCTCGCCGCTGACCCCAACTGCAGCACCGGCGTCGGTGTCGTGACCTTCGCCAACAAGTTCCCCGGAGTCTTCGCGGCCACATGTCTCTCCCTGTCCGACGCCCTCAACGCCCAGCTCCAACGTCCTCCCGTCTCCGGCATGTCCACGGTGTCGCAATCCGCCATCGAGATCGTCGACACGTGGCTCAACACTCCCCTCAAAGCGCCATGTCCTACGTCGAGGTCGAAACCTTGGCCAGAAATTGGAGCTGATTCTGATTTGAAGGAGTGCTCTTGTTCCATCTGCTATTTGGTGAAGAATAGGAATTTGAATCCGATTGATATAATTTCGGGTCGTTCAATGAAGATACTGAGTTCTTTATCAAGTGGGATGGGAAATGGGATATGTTCTTTGATGAAGATCTCGAGGTTGCGAACAAGGCTATTGATCAAGAAATTGGAGAATGGGGGTAAGTGA